In Trichlorobacter lovleyi, the DNA window TCCCCCCCATTAGAAATGTTGGAGGGATAATGACCAGCGCAATCAGGACTACTCGAATAACCGAGATGATGATGCTGTGCTGAAAACAGGAAGGGTACAGCAGTTGATAAGGGATCTCACATACGGTCAGAAGTTGCCGGCTGAACAGGGCAAAGGTGCCAACGCCGATTTCAAGAAAGGCATAGACCTTTAATGGTTGTGAGTACCGCGTGGATCTGCTGCCAAAATACTGTGCCCCCATTGCCATGCCGGTAAAAAACAGGGCCACCACGGAACTGACGGCAAAGGTTGTGGCGCCAAATATCAGGCCGGCTGACCTGATCCAGCAGATTTCATAACAGAGTCCAACAAAGCCGGACAGGAAGAAAAGCGCGCAAAGCACCGTATGGGAGCGTTGACGCACTCTCTTACTCGGTGACGGCGTCAATAAACGGACCAGAGGCAAACCACGTACCGGCGCGTGCCGTCCCTATTTTGCAAAGCGTATGAATGGACAGCGCAAGACGTTCCCCGTAGCTAAGGGCTCCAATGACAAGAGCCCCTGAAATCCATAGATTCTGGATACCGCTATTAAACAAGCAGGGTAAATTTGCCACTGGCCGGGTGGTAGCTGTACAGGTTGCCGGACTCGATGTCAAAGTACCAGCCATGCAGGTCCAGCTTCCCGGCATCAACGCGATCCTTGATCCAGGGGAAGGTCAGCAGATTTTCTAAAGATACCAGGATCGAGGCATGTTCGCAGGCCTTGGCCTGACGCTCCGGCGAGGCGCCGGAAAACGTTTCCAACACCTGCTGCTTGGCCCGTTCAGCAATACTGACCCACTTGCTGATATACTCCCCGTTCTTGTCAGACGGGATCCCTTCCATCAGGGACCGGATACCGCCACAGTTTGAGTGTCCCAGCACAATGACATGCTCCACCTCAAGGTGGCAGACCGCGTATTCAAGGGCGGCACTGACCCCGTGATAGGCCTGGTCATGTTCACAGGGGGGGACCAGATTGGCCACGTTGCGGACAATAAACAGATCACCCGGCTCGGAACGGACCATCATGGAGGGGTCAACCCGTGAATCACTGCAGCCGATCAGGACCACCTTGGGACGTTGCCCCTTTTTGAGACAATCAAACAGTTCACGGTCTTCGTGGAAATACTCCTCCTGGAAGTTGCGGAAGCCGTGGATAAATTTCTGGATCTCCTGCATTACAGCTTCTCCCTCAAGCCTGCTTCAGACGTGTTTGCAGCTCGCTGGACTTTGCTTGCAGTTCCTGTCGGGTGGCGGCACGGAACTGCTCCAGCCGGTCTGCCAGCTCAGGCCGTTTGATGGAAAGGATTGAGGCAGCCAGGTAGCCGGCATTCTTGCCGCCGTCAACGGCCACCGTGGCTACCGGAATGCCGGGAGGCATCTGGACTGTGGCATAGAGCGCGTCCACACCGGCCAGGGCCCCCGATTTCAGTGGTACGCCGATCACCGGCAGGGTGGTGTGGGAGGCCACAACACCAGCCAGATGGGCTGCCATGCCTGCCCCGCAGATCAGGACTTCAATGCCCCGTTCACGGGCGGTACGGGCGTAGGTGGCGGTCTTGTCCGGTAGACGGTGGGCCGAACTGATATCCATTTCCCAGGTAACTCCCAGTTGCGTCAGCACCTCGGCTGCCTTCTCCATTACCGGCAGGTCGCTGTCGCTGCCCATTAGTATGCCGACCAGAGGTTTGTTCATATGCTCTCAGCTCCTTGTCTGTTTTCAAACCCAGTGGGCAGACCTAGCTGAAACCGGTTGCTTCTGTCAATAGCTTTTCAGGTACCAGGGGAAATGATACACAGACTCCCAGCGCAAGACTTTGACAGAATATCGTGCAGTGGTATGCTTGCACAAAATGAAATTTACGGAACGAAAAGTATGCTGAATTCCCACAGGAGACTACTTGAGCTGCTGGCATCATTGCCTGCGCAGCGATGCAGCCGACGTGCGGCGCTGGGAATTCTGGCGGCTACCGGTCTGCTTCCGCTGCTGGGGGGATGCAGCAGCAGCCCTCTGAAGATCGCCGCCCACCCCTGGCCGGGTTACGAACTTTTGTTTCTGGCCCAGCGGGAGGGGTGGCTGACGGAAAAACTGGTGAAACTGCAGACCACCGCTTCTGCCTCCGAATCTTTACAGGCTCTGGCCAATGGCAGTGCTGACGCAGCAGCGTTGACTCTGGATGAAATGTTGAAGGCCAGGGGGAACGGCATCCCGCTAACCGCAGTGCTGGTCTTTGACCTGTCAGCCGGGGCTGATGTGGTCATGGTCAGACCAGGCATTACATCACTCAGGCAGCTGGCAGGCAAGCGGATCGGAGTAGAACAGTCTGCCTTGGGGGCACTGGTGCTGCAATTGACCCTTCAGGCCGCGGGGCTGGATCAAACCCGGATCAGTGTTGTCCCGGTCACTCCGGACCACCACCTTGAGGTCTGGCAGGCCCAGCAGCTGGATGCGGTGATTACCTATGAACCGGTTGCCTCCAGGCTGGGGAGTCTAGGGGCACGGATCATCCATGACAGCCGCAGCATGCCTGGTATGATCTTTGACCTGCTGGCCGTCAGGACCGATCTGCTCCACTCGCGGGCCGAGGGGCTGAGAGCTGCAGTTGCAGGCCATTTCAAGGCGCTTGAGCACCTGCAGCACAATCCGCAGGATGCCGCCTACAGGATGGCAGGCCGCTTGAAGCTTGACCCCCGGCAGGTGCTGGATACCTTCCGGGGCCTTGAGTTGCCTGCGCTGTATGCCAACCAGGGCTATCTTGGAGGTGCGGTCCCGGGTATGTTTGCGGCAGCCCGTATGCTGAATGATCTGATGGTTGCCAAAGGAATGTTGAAACGTCCTGATAATCTGGCCGAGCTGGTCAGCGCCGCCTTCCTGCCGAAGTTGGAGGGGCCATAGCATGAGCCTGAACATGGTTCGACTTTTGATCCTCCTTTTAGCGGTCTTTCTGGCGCTTCCCGGCGTATCCTCCGCTTCCAGCGCCGCTCGGACTCTCACCTTGGGGGTGCTGGCCGTCCGCCCCAAACCGGAGACACAGCAACGCTGGCAGCCGCTGGCCGACTATCTCTCCCGTTCCCTGAAAGGGTATCAGGTCAGGCTGCTGCCTCTGGATCAGCAGGAGCTGCAACAGGCGCTGGATAAACGGCAGATTGACCTGCTCTTCACCAATGCATCCGACTATATCTCGCTGCGCCAGACAAATGCCCTGACCGGGGCGCTTGCCACGTTGATCGACCTGCAGGGGGGGCAGCCGGTTTCAAGTCTGGGCGGTGTCATCTTTACCCGCAGTCATCATGCAGCGATCAAAACCCTGGCTGATCTGAAGGGGAAAACGCTGGCCTGTTTCAGTGTTACCGGCAGCCTGGGGTCGTATCCGGCCCCGGCCCATGAGCTGCTGAAGGCAGGGATCCGTTTGCCGCAGGATGCACGGGTGATGGTCACCGGCACCCCGCAGGACCGGGTGGTTGAGGCGGTGCTGGGCGGCACGGCCGATGCCGGTTTTGTCCGGACCGGGATTCTGGAACAGATGGTTGCAGAAGGCAGGCTTAACCTGCAGCAGCTGAGGATTATCAACCGTCAGGACCTTCCCCATTACCCCTTTGTCGTCTCGACCCGCCTTTATCCAGAGTGGCCGCTGGTTGCGCTTTCCCACCTGCCGGAGGAGGTGGGGCGCAGAGTCGCCGCTGCCTTGTTGCAGCTTGAGCCTGACGGTCTTGTCGCCCGGCAGACACACATCTATGGTTTCAGTGTCCCGGCGGATTACCAGCCGGTGGAAGACTTACTGCGGGAACTGAGACTCCCTCCGTTTGAGGCTGCCCCGGCCTTTACCCTGCGTGATGTCTGGCAGCGTTACTATTGGCAACTGCTCCTGCTGGTCGGTAGTGCCGGCGGCATTGTTTTCCTGGCCCTGCGTCTAAGTCTGGCCAACCGGAATCTCACAGCGGCCCGGCTTGAGGCCGAGCATGCTGCAGGTCAGTTACAGACCCTGGTGCACACCATCCCTGATCTGATCTGGCTGAAGGATCAGGAGGGGGTCTACCTTTCCTGTAATCCTCGTTTTGAACAGTTTTTCGGAGCATCTGAGGCAGAGATTGTCGGCAAGACCGATTACGATTTTATGGACAGGGAACTGGCTGATTTTTTCCGGGGGTATGACCGTAAGGCCATGGCCGCAGGCTGCCCCAGCGTGAACCTGGAATGGGTCACGTTTGCTGACGATGGTCACCGGGAGCATCTGGAGACGATCAAGTGTCCGATGTTCGACAAGACGGGCCGTCTGATCGGGGTGCTGGGGGTCGGCCGCAATATCACTGCCCTTACACAGGCCATGGAAGACCTGCGTGCCAGTGAGGCCCGCTGGCAATTTGCCCTGGACGGTGCCGGTGACGGGGTCTGGGACTGGAATATGCAGACCGATACGGTTTTCTTTTCCCGTCAGTGGAAGGCTATGCTGGGGTATGCCGAGCAGGAGATCGGTTCCAGCCTTGATGAGTGGGACAGCCGGCTGCACCCTGATGACCGGGAGCGGGTTTACGCTGATCTGCAGGCCTACCTTGAGGGGACGACTTCCAACTACCGTAACGAACACCGGGTGCGATGCAAGAACGGTAGATACCTCTGGGTTCTCGACCGGGGGATGGTGGTCGAGTGGTCCGATGATAACAAACCGCTGCGGATGATCGGCACCCACACCGACATGACCGAACGCAAACAACATGAGGAAGAGCTCGAACAGGCCCGTTACGCCGCCGATGCCGCCAACCGGGCCAAAAGCGAATTTCTTGCCAATATGAGTCACGAGATCCGTACACCGATGAACGGTGTAATCGGTATGGCGCAACTGCTGCGCTATACCCAGCCAACCGGCGAACAGCAAGAATATCTGGATAACCTTGAACTGTCCTGCAATAACCTGCTGGCGCTGATCAGTGATATTCTGGATCTGTCCAAGATTGAAGCCGGGAAGATAGAGCTTGAATATACCGATTTTTCACTGCGGCACAGTGTCCAGGAGGTGGTCACTACCCAGATTTCACGTATCCAGCAGAAGCAGCTCGAGCTGAAAACGCAGATTCAGCAAGAGGTGCCGGAGCTGCTGCGTGGTGATGCCCTGCGCTTCAAGCAGATCCTGCTGAACCTGCTGGGCAATGCGATCAAGTTTACCGAGTCCGGGCAGATTGAGATTTCGGTTGTGCTCTCCTCCTGCCAGGATGACTCCTGCCTGATCAGGCTTGCTGTCAGTGACAGCGGGATCGGGATGAGCGAAGAAACATTGCAGAAGATCTTTAACCCCTTTGAGCAGGCGGATAATTCAACTACGCGCAAATACGGCGGATCAGGTCTGGGGCTGTCCATTTGCCGCCGTCTTGCTGAGCTGATGGGGGGCCGGATCTGGGCTGAATCGGTTTTGGGGCAGGGCTCCACCTTTATTGTGGAGCTGCCGTTCCTGATGCATCGCCGGAGGGTCGACCAGCAGCCGAAACAGATTTTCGATCCGTTATCCCTGTTTAACGGCAGACGCCTGAAGGTCCTGGTTGCTGAGGACAACAGGCTGAATGCCGCCACCACCGCTGCCATGCTCGTCCAGATGGGCCATCAGGCAGAGATAACGGTTGATGGTCAGCAGGCCCTGGAGGCATGGCGAAGTGCTAGATTTGACTGTATCCTGATGGATATTCAAATGCCGGTCATGGATGGCAGGCTGGCTGTTGCAAGCATCCGTGAACAGGAGGTCAGGACCGGCAGACATACGCCGATCATAGCCCTGACGGCCCATGCCCTGCGGGGAGACCGGGAGCAGTTTCTGACGGAGGGCTTTGACGGCTATATCTCCAAGCCGGTAGATATCGAGGCCCTGGCCACAGAGCTGCGGCGTGTGGTGCCGTTGCCGTGACATTGTCCGGGGGCTGACGGTACGATGCGAGCTGGCAACGGTTTTGCGTCTGAATGTGTTCAGATTTTCAAACAGGAGGGATG includes these proteins:
- a CDS encoding carbonic anhydrase → MQEIQKFIHGFRNFQEEYFHEDRELFDCLKKGQRPKVVLIGCSDSRVDPSMMVRSEPGDLFIVRNVANLVPPCEHDQAYHGVSAALEYAVCHLEVEHVIVLGHSNCGGIRSLMEGIPSDKNGEYISKWVSIAERAKQQVLETFSGASPERQAKACEHASILVSLENLLTFPWIKDRVDAGKLDLHGWYFDIESGNLYSYHPASGKFTLLV
- the purE gene encoding 5-(carboxyamino)imidazole ribonucleotide mutase — encoded protein: MNKPLVGILMGSDSDLPVMEKAAEVLTQLGVTWEMDISSAHRLPDKTATYARTARERGIEVLICGAGMAAHLAGVVASHTTLPVIGVPLKSGALAGVDALYATVQMPPGIPVATVAVDGGKNAGYLAASILSIKRPELADRLEQFRAATRQELQAKSSELQTRLKQA
- a CDS encoding ABC transporter substrate-binding protein — encoded protein: MLNSHRRLLELLASLPAQRCSRRAALGILAATGLLPLLGGCSSSPLKIAAHPWPGYELLFLAQREGWLTEKLVKLQTTASASESLQALANGSADAAALTLDEMLKARGNGIPLTAVLVFDLSAGADVVMVRPGITSLRQLAGKRIGVEQSALGALVLQLTLQAAGLDQTRISVVPVTPDHHLEVWQAQQLDAVITYEPVASRLGSLGARIIHDSRSMPGMIFDLLAVRTDLLHSRAEGLRAAVAGHFKALEHLQHNPQDAAYRMAGRLKLDPRQVLDTFRGLELPALYANQGYLGGAVPGMFAAARMLNDLMVAKGMLKRPDNLAELVSAAFLPKLEGP
- a CDS encoding PhnD/SsuA/transferrin family substrate-binding protein, yielding MSLNMVRLLILLLAVFLALPGVSSASSAARTLTLGVLAVRPKPETQQRWQPLADYLSRSLKGYQVRLLPLDQQELQQALDKRQIDLLFTNASDYISLRQTNALTGALATLIDLQGGQPVSSLGGVIFTRSHHAAIKTLADLKGKTLACFSVTGSLGSYPAPAHELLKAGIRLPQDARVMVTGTPQDRVVEAVLGGTADAGFVRTGILEQMVAEGRLNLQQLRIINRQDLPHYPFVVSTRLYPEWPLVALSHLPEEVGRRVAAALLQLEPDGLVARQTHIYGFSVPADYQPVEDLLRELRLPPFEAAPAFTLRDVWQRYYWQLLLLVGSAGGIVFLALRLSLANRNLTAARLEAEHAAGQLQTLVHTIPDLIWLKDQEGVYLSCNPRFEQFFGASEAEIVGKTDYDFMDRELADFFRGYDRKAMAAGCPSVNLEWVTFADDGHREHLETIKCPMFDKTGRLIGVLGVGRNITALTQAMEDLRASEARWQFALDGAGDGVWDWNMQTDTVFFSRQWKAMLGYAEQEIGSSLDEWDSRLHPDDRERVYADLQAYLEGTTSNYRNEHRVRCKNGRYLWVLDRGMVVEWSDDNKPLRMIGTHTDMTERKQHEEELEQARYAADAANRAKSEFLANMSHEIRTPMNGVIGMAQLLRYTQPTGEQQEYLDNLELSCNNLLALISDILDLSKIEAGKIELEYTDFSLRHSVQEVVTTQISRIQQKQLELKTQIQQEVPELLRGDALRFKQILLNLLGNAIKFTESGQIEISVVLSSCQDDSCLIRLAVSDSGIGMSEETLQKIFNPFEQADNSTTRKYGGSGLGLSICRRLAELMGGRIWAESVLGQGSTFIVELPFLMHRRRVDQQPKQIFDPLSLFNGRRLKVLVAEDNRLNAATTAAMLVQMGHQAEITVDGQQALEAWRSARFDCILMDIQMPVMDGRLAVASIREQEVRTGRHTPIIALTAHALRGDREQFLTEGFDGYISKPVDIEALATELRRVVPLP